In Candidatus Tectomicrobia bacterium, the genomic stretch TTCGGGGTTCCCCGCAAGGGGAGCCTTGCATCAGGCAGCAATCTTTCATTCGGGCAATTCGGCAATTCGGCAAATGGGGGGCGCGCGTATGGCTTTACCGGTGTTGTTATTCGCTGTTTTGCTCGCCGTGGGAGGGTGCACGTCCAGCCCGGGCTCCTCCTCCCCGGCCTCCACCCCGCCCAAGGCGGCCGCCGTCACTCCCAAGCCTCAGATGACGGCCCAGGCGGCCGCGACGGCGCCGGCCCAGCTCGTGGGCGACAAGGTGTGCATCGCCTGCCACAAGAAACAGGTCGAGAGCTACTACAAGACGCTGATGGGCAAGACGATGACCTCGCCCGCCAATGTGCAGAAGGTGGATTGCGAGACCTGCCACGGGCCCGCCTCCGCCCACGTCGCGGCCGGCGGCGGGAAGGGGAAAGGAATCCAGGTCACCTTCCGAAACGGGGCGGAAACCGCCGAGACCCAGAACGCGCCCTGTCTCAAGTGCCACGAGAGCGGCGACCGCCGTTACTGGCGGGGAAGCCCTCATAACTCGCGGGACGTGAGCTGCGTCAGCTGCCACAGGATCATGGAGAAGGTTTCGGACCGTTTCGCCCTCGCGAGAAAGGACCAGAACGACACGTGCTCGCAATGCCACCTCGTCCGGAAGGCCCAGACCTTCCGCAACTCGCACATGGCCACGCGGGACGGCGCGACCCAGTGCTCCAACTGCCACAACCCCCACGGGACGGTGACCGAGAAGCTCCTCAAGGGCAACTCCGTCAACGAGACCTGCTACAACTGCCACCCCGAGAAGCGGGGGCCCTTCCTCTGGGAGCACGACCCGGTTCGCGAGAGCTGCGTCAACTGCCACGAGCCCCACGGCACCCTCAACGACAACCTCCTCAAAATCCGGCGGCCCAGGCTGTGCCAGTCGTGCCATGTGGAGGGGCGCCATCCATCCTCCGCGGGCTTGGCCAACACGATCTTCACATTTAACGCGGGTTGCGTGAATTGCCACAGACGGATCCACGGGTCGAACCATCCCTCGGGGAACTTCTTCCTCAGGTAAGGGACTTCAACCGGGCCCATTTGGGGACGCCCCAGCCGTAAGGAGAGCTTGAGATGATGCCGAGGGTGGCATGGAATACAAGGATAATCGGGCTGCTCGCGGCCGCAGCCCTGACGTTAGCCTCGCCGGCGGACGCCCAACCGGCCGACGCCCAAGCGTTCAAGATCGGCAATTACACCTTGTCGGGCGAAATCGAAGGCGGCGCGCGCCAAATCTACGGCGAGCGCCGGAGCGGCCGCTACAATGAGTTTCGGGACATCCCGCAGGGCTTGTTCCTGACGGACGTGAAGCTGGACATCGACCGGCCCGGCTTCTACTACGAACTTCGGGCCCTGGATCTCCTGGAGAACGACCAGTCCCTTCGCTTCTCGCTTGGCTCCCCCGGCCTGTACCGGCTGGACCTGGAGTGGCATGAGCTCCAGCACATATTCAAGAACCAGGCCATCACCCCCTACTCCGGCGTGGGGGGCAACGCCCTCACGATCGATCCCGCCACCCGGGCCTTGATCCAGGGAAGCGGCGCGGCCAACTGGGTCGCCAACGTCAACAGCCTCTTCCGTGGAGGACACAGGGAGGTCGTCGGCTTCGACCGCGACTGGGGCGAGGTGAAGTTCAAGCACCAGCTGGGGCCGGACTGGAACGTGCGGGCCAACTACAAGAACGAGCGCTGGGACGGCACCAAGCCCGAAAGCTTCTTGTTCGGGAGCAGCCCCGGCGGTAGGCCGGTCATCGAAATCCCGGTGCCCATCGACTGGCGCCACGACCAGGTCCGGCTCGCCCTCGAGTGGGCCCGGGCGGGCAACTCCCTCGAGCTGGCCTACGAGGCATCCCTTTTCGAGAACCGCCACAGCAGCCTGGTATTCGACAACCCCTTCCGCTCGACGGACGCGGCCGGCACCGTGGGCGCGGGGGCCAACGCCGTCAGCGGATCGACCCGGGCGCGGGTCGCGCTGGAGCCGGACAACCAAGCCCACTACATCTCCATCTCGGGCGCGGTGAACCTGCCGGCCCAGACACGGCTCATGGGAACCGCCTCCTATGGCTGGTTCCTCCAGGACGATGACTTCGTCCCTCACACCATCAACACCGCCCTCACCAGCCCGACCCTCGCCCTGCCCCGCCGGAGCCTGGACGGCGAGATCAATCCGACCCTCATCAACCTTGTCCTCACGAACCGGGCCATTCACAACCTCACCCTCACGGGCCGCTACCGCTACTACGACCTGGAGAACAACTCCAAGCGCATCACATTCCCGGGCCATACCGTCGGCGACACGTCCCAGGTGACCAATGAGGCGGAGGAAACCCGACTTCTCGGATACACCCGCCAGAATGCGGGCCTCAGCGCGAGCTACCGCCTAAGCAGGGATCTCAAGCTCCACGGCGGCTATGAATGGAGGAAAACGGACTACAACGAGTTCCACGCCGAGGAGAACCAGGAAGACCGGGTCAAGGTCGCCCTCGACTGGAAGGCCAACAACTGGCTCATGATCCGGCCCAGCTACATCTACTCCGACCGGAGCGTCTCGGGCTACATCGCCCAGAACATTCCCCAGCAAGCGGAGAGGCGGCTGTTCAACCTCGCCGAGCGCGAGCGCCACGAAGGCAAGTTGATGGCGCGCATCACCCCCAGCGAGAAGATTTCCATCACCATCGAGGGCGGCGTCGGGACCGAGGACTACGGCGCCAAGTACGGCGTGGACGAAGGCCACTTCTGGAATGCCGCCGTCGAACTGGTGGTGACCCCGGTCAATTGGGTCAATTTCTTCGCCGCCTACACGCACGAGCAGGTCTACGGCAAGATTCGTTCGGTGCAGAACTCAGGCTCGGGCACCCCCTTCGTGGACCGGTTCCTCGACATCGACGCCTGGACGATGAAGTTCACCGACGACTACGACGTCGTCCGCGTAGGGGTCGAGTTCCTCCTCTGGGAGGACAAGACGAAGGAGAGGAAGCTCACCTCCCGCACCGAGCTGACCTACGCCTATAGTGTGGGCGAAACCCGGAACTCCAAGGACGACCCGGCCTCGACCGTCGTCGTCACCGAGAACTGGCCCGACATCAAGAGCCGGCTGTGGATGATCTCCACCCGGCTGGACTACCACCTGACCAAGAATTTCTCGGTCGGGGCGGGTTACGCCTACGAGCGCTTCGAGATGGTGGACTTCACCCAGCGCTGGGTGGACGTGGTGGTCGATCCGGGCATCAGCACGCGCCTCTACACCCTCGGCGATCGGTTCGACAACTACGAGGCCCACACCGTGGCGGCCTTCGTCCGCTGGAGATTCTAGGGGGTTTCGTCCCAACGCAGCGCAAAGAACCAAAGAGGGGGCCGTCGGAAGACGGCCCCCTCTCTCATTTACATTGAAGCGGCCTGCCCCGTATGCGAAGGCCGTCTAGTCCCCGAGCCTCACCGCCTCGCCCGTCCGGGCCGCTTCCTCGATGGCGAGCGTGACCGCGAGCGTCCGCCGGCCCTCCCGGGCCGTGGTGTGGGAGCAAGGCCGCCCGGTCGCGAGATGGTCCAGCCAGGAGCGCGTCTCGCTGGCGATGGGGCCCCAGAAGTCGCCCTGCGCCCAGTCGCCCGAGGAGTTGGTCTGCATGAACACCATGCTGGCCGTGTGCCCGGGAACGTAGGCGTGGGGCACCCCCACGTCGGTGAAGAGAAGGTTGTCCTTGTTGTCCTGGTCGAGCAGGATGACGCCCTCCGTCCCCAGCACCTCGAAGCGGGCGCTCTGGCCGTGGGAGGGGTACTGCGCGGGGAGCGCATAGCAGACCCCCAGGTTCACCACCGCGCCGTCCTCGAAGGTGACGATGGCCCAGGTGACGTCCTGGGCGGAGTAGCCCATCCCCTTGAACAGGTGTGAATTGCCACGCGCCACCACCTCGGCCGGCCGGTTGCCTTCGAGAAACCAGCAGGCCATGTCCACGTAGTAGGTCAGCACGTCCAGCACGGGCGTCGCGCCGGGCGAGCGCTCGAGGATCTGCATCATCTGGGCGCGCGTGTTGTAGACCCGCGCGGTCGCCCCCAGGATGCGCCCCAGCCGCCCGCGGGCGATCTGCTCCTTGGCCACCATCCAGCGGCGGTCGTGGCGGCGGGAGTAGCCGACACGGAGATCGACACCCGCCGCCTCCGCCGCCGCCACTATCTCGTCCGCGTCCTCCAGGGTGAGGGCGAGGGGCTTCTCGACGAAGACGGGCTTGCCCAGCTTCAAGGCCTGGAGGATAGGCTCGACGTGGCCGTGCTCGGGGGTGGAGACGATGACCGCGTCCACCTCGGGCCGGGAGATGGCTTCAAGATTGTCCCCGGTGGAGAAGTTCGCGGCGACGCTCTCGGCGAGGCTCGAGGCCCGGGCTGGGTCCTTGTCCGAAACGGCCAGGTAGCGCACCGAGGGGTGACGCGCCGCCATGTGCGCCCGCAGGGTGCCGATGCGGCCCGAGCCGATGACGGCGACGCCGATGGGCTTGCCCTGCACGGTCCGTCCTCCGCTGCCGGTTCTGAGTACCGCTCTAGGCGCTTACCTGGAGAAGACCCTATCGGATTGTCATTCTAAGCGACCAAAGGGAGCGAAGGATATCGGTTCTTAAAACCGATATCCTTCGCTTCGCTCAGGATGACAACCTTGCGGACCTGCCCTGTAAGGGCGGCCTTGTGGCGCCCTCATCAGGGCAGCCGCAAGGGCCGCCCCTGCGCCTTCTAATCCTCATCCTCCAGCGGCAGCATCACCGCCTTCCCCTCGCGGGCGGAGCGCTCGATGGCGAGGGTGATCTCCAGCGTCTGCCGGGCCTGCTCGGCGGTGGTGTGGGGGGCGGGCTTGCCTGTGGCCAGGTGGTCGAGCCAAGCGCGCGTCTCGTCCCCCAGAGGGCCCCAATAGCCTCCCAGGGCGGCGTTGCCCGAGGCGTTGCTGGTCAGGAAGACCATCTCCAGGCCGATGCCCGGCACGTAGGCATGGGGGAAACCCTCTTCCGTGTAGAGGATGTTCTCCTTGTGGTCCTCGTCGAGGAGCACCACCCCCTTCTCCCCCAGTACCTCCAGGCGGATGGCCCGGCCGTGAATGGGGTACTTGGGTGGGAGCGCGTAGCCCACCCCGATGCTCACCGAGGCCCCGTCGGCGAAGGTCACGACGGCCCAGGTCACCTCGTCCGCCTCGTAGCCCAGGTCGCGGTACACCACGCCGTGGCTCTTGGCGTACACCTCGACGGGGCGGTTCCCCTCCAGGTACCAGCCGAAGAGGTCCACGAGGTAGGTGAGCGCGTCCTGCACGAAGGTGGCGTCGAGGGAGCGCTTGAGGATCTGCACGCCGTGGGCGCGGGTATTGTAGAGCCGCCCCGTGCCGCCCACGATGCGCCCGAGCTTCCCCCGGGCGATCTGGTCCTTCGTCATGATGTAGCGGCGCTGGAAGCGGATGCTGTAGCCCACGTGGAGAGGCGTGCCGGTGCGCTTCGAGGCGGCGACCATCGCGTCCGCGTCCTTCAGGCGCAGGGCGATGGGCTTCTCCACCAGCACCGGCTTGCCCGCCTCCAGGGCCTGGATCACGGGAAGGGCGTGCTCGGGCTCGCTGCTCGATACGATGACGGCGTTCACCTCGGGGCGGGAGATGACCTCCAGATTGTCGCCCGAGCTGAACTGGGCCGCCACGCTCTCGGCCAGCACCGAGGCCCGGAGAGGGTCCTTGTCGGAGACGGCGAGGAAGTCCACCGAGGGATGGGCGGAGGCCATGCCCGCCCGCAATGTGCCGATGCGGCCCGAGCCGATGATCCCCACCCCCAGCCGCTTCCCGGCCATTTGGCTCTCCCCCGCGCCTGTGCGCGCATCCGGCGGAACGTTGGGCTTTTGTATGCCGCGCGGGGGCGGGTGTCAACGGAAGCCCTACCCGCGCGCGGGGCGTTCCATCCGCCCGGGCCGGGACAGCACCTCGCCCGCGTTGACGCCCCCGGCGAACCGGGGCATCCTCGCCCCCAGCCGACGAATCCATGCGCGGACGGGACGAGGGCCGGTGCGGCCGTCCGCTTCATCCGTGCCCGTCTTTTTCTCCGGCCGCGTCCAGGATTTCATCCAGGGGGGAGGCAGATGAGCGCGACCGAGCGGATGGCGGAGTTCATCGTCCACACGCGCCTAGAGGATATCCCCGACCCGGTGGTGGCCTCGGCGAAGCGCGCGATCCTCGACACCGTCGGGGTGGCCGTGGCGGGGGCCTCGGAGCCGGTGGGCCGGAAGATCACCCAGTACGTGCAGGAGATGGGGGCCGCCCCCGAGGCCACTGTGCTGGGAACGGGAGTGAGGACGTCCGCCCCCTGGGCCGCCCTGGCCAACGGCACGCTGGGCCACGCCCTCGACTTCGACGATTCGAACTGGCTCCTCAACGGCCACGCCAGCGTGGGGGTCCTGCCCGCCGTCCTGGCCCAGGCGGAGGCGCGGGGCGCGTCCGGGCGGGAGGCGCTCGAGGCCTACATCATCGGCTTCGAGGTTTCCGCCAAGCTCGGGGCCGCCATGAACATGGCCCTCTACGACAACGGCTGGCATCCGACCGCCACCATCGGCCCCATGGGGGCCGCGGCCGCCGCCTCCCGCCTGCGCGGGCTGGGGGTGGAAGGCACGCGCGCCGCCCTGGGCTGCGCCGCCTCCCATGCCTCGGGCATCCGGACCAACTTCGGGACCATGATGAAGCCCATCCACGCCGGGCTCGCGGCCGAGGCCGGCGTCCGCTCGGCGGCCTTCGCGGCGGCGGGGATCACCGCGAACCTCAACGTGCTCGAAGCCAAGAGAGGCTTCGGCGACACCTTCAGCGGCCAGGGCAAGCACCGCATCCCCGAGATCGTGGAGACGCTGGGGCGCCCCTTCGCCCTGGAGAAGCCCGGGAACAACATCAAGCCCTACCCCTGCTGCATGTCCTCCCACGCCGCCGTGGACGCCCTGCGCGATCTGCTGAACGGCGCCAATCTCACCGCCTCCGACATCGAGCGGATCGAGCTGGAGCTCACCGAGCCCAACTACCTGAACCTCAGCTACCACCAGCCCAGGACCGGCCTCGAGGGAAAGTTCTCGGGGGAGTACATCCTCTCCCGGCTGGTGGCGGACAGAGAGCTCCGGCTCAGCACCTTCACCGACGCCGCCGTGAACGACCCCGGCATCCAGGCCCTGATGAAGAAGGTGCAGGTGCGCCTCTCCGACCTCCCGTGGACTCCCGGCTCGGGCCGCCCGGCCGTGGTGACCGTCCGCACCCGGGACGGCCGCACCCTGCAGAACCGCCGGCAGGGCTCGCGCGGGAACGCGGGCTCGCCGCTGACGAACGAGGAGCTCCAGGACAAGTTCCGCGACTGCGCCGGCGGGCATCTCGGGCCGGAGAAGACGGCCGAGGCCATCCGGAAGCTGACCGGGCTGGAGCGCCTTCCGGACATCCGGGCCTTGATCTCCCTGCTGCATTGAAGACCGGCCGCGGCTCTCCCGCCGCGCCGAAAGGAGGATCCGCCTGATGCGAGCGGTGCGCGTGCACAAGCTGGGCCTGGACCACCCGATGCGCCTGGAGGAAGTCGAGGACGCGCGGCCCGCGCCCGGCGAGCTGCTGGTGAGGCTCGGCGCGGCCGGAGTGAACCCCTCCGATGTCGCCACCCGGGCGGGGTCCCACGTCCATGCGGGCGGGGGGCTGCCCTACGTCCCGGGGCTCGAGGCGGCGGGCGAGGTCGTGGGCCTGGGCGAGGGGGCGAGGGGTTTCAGCGCCGGGCAGCGCGTCTTCGGCCGCTGCGCGGGCGGGGCCTACGCGGAGCTGGTGCGGATGGACGCGGCGACGGCCGCCCTGCTGCCGGACGGCTGGAGCTACGAGGAGGGCGCGGGCATCACCCTCCCCTTCCGGACGGCATGGAACGCGCTCTTCTTCAAGGCGAACGCCGGGCCGGGCGAAACCGTACTCGTCCAGGGCGGAGCCGGGGGAGTGGGGATGGCGGCGATCCAGCTCGCCAAGGTCGCCGGCTGCCGAGTGCTCGCCACCGTCAGCAGCGACGAGAAGGCGGCCTTCTGCCGGGGCCTCGGCGCGGACGAGACCATCAACTACCGCAAGGAGAACGTGGCCGCCCGCTGCAAGGAACTGACGGGGGGCCGGGGGGTGGAAGTCATCGTCGAGCTTTCCGGGCGGGAAAACCTGGCCCAGGATCTCGAATCCGTCTGCGTCGGAGGCCGCATCATCCTCATGGCCGCGGGCCGGGGCGAGGGCCCCGCCCCCCTGAGCGTCCCCGCCCTGATGACCAAGGACGCGCACATCATCGGGATTACTGGGGTGAATCTCATTCCGAGAATGCCCGAGTACGTCCGGCGCCTCGCACCGCTCCTGCGCGAGGGCCGGGTGAAGGTCCACGTGGCCCGGGCCTTCCCCTTCTCCGAGGCGGAGGCCGCCCACGTCCTCCTGCGCAGCGGAGATTTCCTGGGAAAGATTGTCCTGGTCCCGTAGGCTCTTCCCGCCTTCGGGGGGTACGGTCCTGTAAGGACGCCCACTTCGAAATACCCGCAAAATCTCGCCTCGCCCGCTTCCGGGCGCACCCATTCGAGCACTCCAAGAACTTCCCGATTTTCATCTGAAATCGGTTGTGGTAATATGCTCTTTCAATCTCCAAATCAGCAGCGCGTCGCCAAAACGGGCCGCAGTTCCCTTCTCTGGGAGGAGAAAGACCCATGAAAGTACGGTCCACTTGCTGCCGTAGACTGGGCATCTCGGTCCTGGCTCTCCTGTTCCTGGCGGCCTTTGCGCTTCCAGCCTCCGCCGCCGCTCCCAAATACAAACTGCTGTGGCTCTTCCCCATCAGCCCTCCGGGCGGGACGTTCTACGCCTTCTCCGTGGCGAAGGAGCTGGGCTTCTGGGAGCAGGAAGGACTTGAAGTGAGCTGGAAGGGCACCGGTGGCAGCGGCGCCGCCGTCCAGCTCCTGATCGCAGGGCACGCCGACGCGGGCATCCCCTCGATGCCTGCCACCCTGAACGCGGTAGGCCGGGGGCAAAAGCTGCACGGCTTCTACCAGTACAGCACGGGCTCCCTCTTCTTCCTCAAGGTCCCGGCGAACAGCCCGGTGAAGTCCGTGAAGGACCTCAAGGGCAAGAACATCGGCATCTCCGAGCCGGGCGGGGGTGAGGTGCCGATGGTCAAGGCGGCGCTCCAGGGCGCTGGCCTCAACCCCGACAAGGACGTGCGCCTGATCCCCATCGGCGAGGGCTCGCCCGCCACCTTCGAGGCCATCAAGTCGGGCCGGGTGGCCGCATACGCCTCCAACTTCCAGGACAACCTCGCCGTCGAGCTCGCCGGCATCCCGCTGCGCGACATCACCCCGGCCGAATTCCACGCCTTCCCGGCCCAGATGATGATCGCCTCTCCGGACGCCCTCAAGAAGCACCGGCAGGCGCTGATCATCCTCGCCCGCGGCGTGGCCAAGGCGAGCCTGTGGTGCCAGTCCAAGCCGGACCAGTGCGAGAAGCTACAGAGCAACGTCTCCAAGGAAGAATGGGCGACGCCCAAGGTCGCCAAGCCCTTGCTGACGCGCGCCATGCAGATCACGAAGCTGCAGCCGGGCAAGCGCATCGGCGAGCCCGTCCGCGCCAATCTGGAGAACTACCTGGCCTTCCTGACGAAATCCAATCCCAAGTTCAAGGCGCCGAAGGCGGATGAATTCCTGAAGACCGACATGCTGGACGAGATCAACAAGTTCGACCGGGACGCCGTCCTGAAGATCAACTACAACAAGTAACGCATCACCGCGGAAAGACGTGCTTGCCGCCCCCACCCCGGGCGCGGGGTGGGGGCGCGGGAGAAAGAGCTTGACCTCATACAACGGCCGCATCATCTCGATGCGGAACCTCAGCAAGGTGTACGAGACGCAGGAGCAGCCCTTGCTCGCGCTCCGGGACATCACACTGGACATCCATTCCGGGGAGTTCGTCTCCTTCGTGGGCCCGAGCGGCTGCGGAAAATCCACCCTCCTCAACATCGTCGGGGGGCTCCTGGACCGCACCTCGGGCGACCTCTGGTTCAAGGGAGAGGAGCAGCGCGAGCCGCGCCGGGAGATCGGAATGATGTTCCAGACCCCGGTGCTCTTCGACTGGCGCACCGTGGTGGAGAACGTCCTGCTGCCCATCGAGATCCTGGGGCAGGACAAGGGGGCGTTCCGCGCGCGGGCCATCGAGCTCCTGGACCTGACCGGGCTCAAGGGCTTCGAGGAGGCCTATCCGCGCCAGCTCTCGGGAGGCATGCAGCAGCGCGTCGCCCTGAGCCGGGTGCTGGTGCACGACCCCGAGGTGCTGCTCCTTGACGAGCCCTTCGGCGCGCTGGATGAGTTCACCCGCGAGGCGATGAACCTGGAGCTGCTGCGCATCTGGGACGCCACCCGGAAGACGATCATCTTCGTCACGCACAACATCAACGAAGCGGTTTTCCTCTCGGACCGGGTGGTGGTGATGACGCCCCGGCCCGGCCAGATCGCCAAGGTGCTGGACGTCGGCCTGCCGCGGCCCCGCACGCGCGAGGCCATGAAGCTCCCTGCATACGCCGAGAAGGTTTTCGAGGTGCGGGAGCTGCTGGGCGTCGCCCACTAGGAGAGCGCGCATGGCCCATCCCGTCTCCCACGCCGGCCGCCGCGAGGCGGGCCCTGCTCCCCTGGCGGCGGGCGCCAAGCCCGCCGGCGGACGGGCGCGGCACACGCACGTCTATCTGGCCATCGGCCTGGGGGTGGGCTTCCTCCTGCTGTGGGAGTTCCTCTCCCAGCGGGCCATCATCGAGCCCGTCCTCTTCCCGCCGCCCACGAAGATCGCCGCGGGCTGGTGGATGCTGGTGACGTCGGATTTCTTCGCCAAGCACTTCTGGATCACGATGATGGAGATCGCGCTCGGCTTCCTGCTCGGGGCGGGGATCGGCCTCCTGCTGGGAATCCTGCTGGCGACCGTCCCGGCCGTCCGCCTGACGCTCTACCCCTACATCATCGCGTTCCAGGCGCTGCCCAAGGTGGTGCTGGCGCCGCTCTTCATCATCTGGTTCGGCTTCGGGCCGGCATCCAAGATCGCCACCGCCCTGGCCATCTGCTTCTTCCCGGTCATGATCAACACGGTGGTGGGGCTCCAGCTCGTGGAGGAGAACGCCCTCAAGCTCATGCGCTCGCTGCGGGCCTCGCGCTGGCAGGTGTTCGCCAAGCTTCGCTTCCCGAACGCCCTACCCCACATCTTCGCCGGCCTCAAGACCTCGCTCACCTTCGCCATGATCGGGGCCATCGTGGCCGAGTTCCTCATCGCGGCGGACAACGGCCTGGGGCGGCTCGTGCAGATATACCAGCTCCAGATCCAAGTGCATCTGATGATCGCGGTGGTGGTCATCGTCTCGGTGCTGGGGATACTGGGAGTGACGCTCATGGACATGCTGGATCGGCGGATCGTCTTCTGGCGGGAGCGGTGACATGGCGGGAGGGGCGGGGGACGGCATGGCGCACATCCAAGGCGACGCGCAGCGGCTGGACCGGCCGGGCCCCCGGCCGGAGAAGGCCTCGTCCCTCCGGGCGCATCTTGCGGCCCGGCGCTACCTCTTTCTGTCGGCGCTCCTGTTCGTGGCCATCATCGCCCTCTGGCATCTGCTCCCCACGTCGGGGCTCATCCACCAGATCATCCTCCCGACGCCGGGGGCCATCGCGGCGGTCTTCCCCGAGGTGGTGGGGCATGCCCTCTTTCTCTCTCACTTCTCCTTCACCTTGTTCAGCATCCTGGTGGGCTTCATCCTGGGGAGCGGCATCGGCTTCGCCATGGGGGTGCTGTTCGCCTTCTCGGAGTTGTGGCGAAAGACGCTTTATCCCTACGTGATGGGCTTCCAGTCCACGCCCCGGGTCATCCTCGCCCCCCTGATGATCGCCTGGTTCGGCTTCGGGCCCGAATCCAAGATCGCCCAGGCGGTCGTCGGCTGCTTCTTCCCCGTCTTCCTCAATACGCTGGTGGGCCTCTCCCTGGTCGAGGAGAACGCCCTCAAGCTCATGCGCTCGCTGCGGGCGACGCCCTGGCAGACCTTCCGGATGCTCCGCTTCCCGTACGCCATGCCCACCATCTTCGCGGGCCTCAAGGTGAGCCTGACGTTCGCCACCATCGGGGTGATCGTGGCCGAGTTCGTCGCCACCGAGTACGGCCTGGGCTACGAGCTGACGCGCTACCACGTGGAGCTGGCCATCCCCCAGATGTACGCCATCATCATCATCATCGGCCTACTGGGGCTGGCGCTCTACCTGGCCATCGAGTGGCTCGACCGCAAGATCGTCTTCTGGCGCGCCGAGGACGCCGAGATGAGCAAGCTCCGGTAGCGGCATCCTCGCTGGCTCAAATCAGCCCTCTCAGCCTGTGCGCAAAAACACCCCATCTCCCGCACAACTTTGGCATTCCGCCCCGGCTGATTTTCCTTACAGCCCAAACGATGGAAGGAACGTCTTGTTTTTGCTTGTCTTGCAATCACGCTCGACAGCGCGGGCGGGCATGGAACTTGCGTACGTCCTAGTCGTTATGGGCGGGGTTCTCCACCTCGCGCTTTTGTGATCCGGCCCTCCCGGAGACGATTGGCCCTCCCGAAAAAGACTCGGCCCAGTGGGGAAGACGATTTGGCGCTTGTTTGTTTGATGCATTTTGCATCAAGGGATAAGCGCCCGGGTCATGTGGCCGTGAATCCAAGCTAGGATTCATCGGGCGGGAGGTGACAGGCGATGCGAAAGAAAGGGATGAGCAGGCGTGACCTGCTTGGCATGGTCGGCCTAAGTGCGGTCAGCGCTGCGGCCGGGGCCGCGTCCCCGGCTTTCGCGCCGGGGACGCGGGCAGCCGCCGCCGAGGCGCCCAAAGTGCCCTGGCCCTATCAGCCGCTGGATCCAGAGGACGTGAGAAAGAGGGGGCACCAAGCCTTTTACGAGGGGGATTGCATGTATGGGGCTTTCGGCGCGGTGATCACCGCGCTCCGGGACAAGGTGGGGACCCCCTACGATGGTTTCCCTCTGGACATGATGAGGTACGGAAAAGGCGGGCTCAGCGGCTGGGGGAGCCTCTGCGGCGCCCTAAACGGAGCCAGCGCCGCCATCTGCTTGGTGGCGGGAGAGGATTTCACGAAGCTAGTGC encodes the following:
- a CDS encoding DmsE family decaheme c-type cytochrome, giving the protein MTAQAAATAPAQLVGDKVCIACHKKQVESYYKTLMGKTMTSPANVQKVDCETCHGPASAHVAAGGGKGKGIQVTFRNGAETAETQNAPCLKCHESGDRRYWRGSPHNSRDVSCVSCHRIMEKVSDRFALARKDQNDTCSQCHLVRKAQTFRNSHMATRDGATQCSNCHNPHGTVTEKLLKGNSVNETCYNCHPEKRGPFLWEHDPVRESCVNCHEPHGTLNDNLLKIRRPRLCQSCHVEGRHPSSAGLANTIFTFNAGCVNCHRRIHGSNHPSGNFFLR
- a CDS encoding MtrB/PioB family decaheme-associated outer membrane protein translates to MMPRVAWNTRIIGLLAAAALTLASPADAQPADAQAFKIGNYTLSGEIEGGARQIYGERRSGRYNEFRDIPQGLFLTDVKLDIDRPGFYYELRALDLLENDQSLRFSLGSPGLYRLDLEWHELQHIFKNQAITPYSGVGGNALTIDPATRALIQGSGAANWVANVNSLFRGGHREVVGFDRDWGEVKFKHQLGPDWNVRANYKNERWDGTKPESFLFGSSPGGRPVIEIPVPIDWRHDQVRLALEWARAGNSLELAYEASLFENRHSSLVFDNPFRSTDAAGTVGAGANAVSGSTRARVALEPDNQAHYISISGAVNLPAQTRLMGTASYGWFLQDDDFVPHTINTALTSPTLALPRRSLDGEINPTLINLVLTNRAIHNLTLTGRYRYYDLENNSKRITFPGHTVGDTSQVTNEAEETRLLGYTRQNAGLSASYRLSRDLKLHGGYEWRKTDYNEFHAEENQEDRVKVALDWKANNWLMIRPSYIYSDRSVSGYIAQNIPQQAERRLFNLAERERHEGKLMARITPSEKISITIEGGVGTEDYGAKYGVDEGHFWNAAVELVVTPVNWVNFFAAYTHEQVYGKIRSVQNSGSGTPFVDRFLDIDAWTMKFTDDYDVVRVGVEFLLWEDKTKERKLTSRTELTYAYSVGETRNSKDDPASTVVVTENWPDIKSRLWMISTRLDYHLTKNFSVGAGYAYERFEMVDFTQRWVDVVVDPGISTRLYTLGDRFDNYEAHTVAAFVRWRF
- a CDS encoding Gfo/Idh/MocA family oxidoreductase: MQGKPIGVAVIGSGRIGTLRAHMAARHPSVRYLAVSDKDPARASSLAESVAANFSTGDNLEAISRPEVDAVIVSTPEHGHVEPILQALKLGKPVFVEKPLALTLEDADEIVAAAEAAGVDLRVGYSRRHDRRWMVAKEQIARGRLGRILGATARVYNTRAQMMQILERSPGATPVLDVLTYYVDMACWFLEGNRPAEVVARGNSHLFKGMGYSAQDVTWAIVTFEDGAVVNLGVCYALPAQYPSHGQSARFEVLGTEGVILLDQDNKDNLLFTDVGVPHAYVPGHTASMVFMQTNSSGDWAQGDFWGPIASETRSWLDHLATGRPCSHTTAREGRRTLAVTLAIEEAARTGEAVRLGD
- a CDS encoding Gfo/Idh/MocA family oxidoreductase — translated: MAGKRLGVGIIGSGRIGTLRAGMASAHPSVDFLAVSDKDPLRASVLAESVAAQFSSGDNLEVISRPEVNAVIVSSSEPEHALPVIQALEAGKPVLVEKPIALRLKDADAMVAASKRTGTPLHVGYSIRFQRRYIMTKDQIARGKLGRIVGGTGRLYNTRAHGVQILKRSLDATFVQDALTYLVDLFGWYLEGNRPVEVYAKSHGVVYRDLGYEADEVTWAVVTFADGASVSIGVGYALPPKYPIHGRAIRLEVLGEKGVVLLDEDHKENILYTEEGFPHAYVPGIGLEMVFLTSNASGNAALGGYWGPLGDETRAWLDHLATGKPAPHTTAEQARQTLEITLAIERSAREGKAVMLPLEDED
- a CDS encoding MmgE/PrpD family protein produces the protein MSATERMAEFIVHTRLEDIPDPVVASAKRAILDTVGVAVAGASEPVGRKITQYVQEMGAAPEATVLGTGVRTSAPWAALANGTLGHALDFDDSNWLLNGHASVGVLPAVLAQAEARGASGREALEAYIIGFEVSAKLGAAMNMALYDNGWHPTATIGPMGAAAAASRLRGLGVEGTRAALGCAASHASGIRTNFGTMMKPIHAGLAAEAGVRSAAFAAAGITANLNVLEAKRGFGDTFSGQGKHRIPEIVETLGRPFALEKPGNNIKPYPCCMSSHAAVDALRDLLNGANLTASDIERIELELTEPNYLNLSYHQPRTGLEGKFSGEYILSRLVADRELRLSTFTDAAVNDPGIQALMKKVQVRLSDLPWTPGSGRPAVVTVRTRDGRTLQNRRQGSRGNAGSPLTNEELQDKFRDCAGGHLGPEKTAEAIRKLTGLERLPDIRALISLLH
- a CDS encoding zinc-binding dehydrogenase; this encodes MRAVRVHKLGLDHPMRLEEVEDARPAPGELLVRLGAAGVNPSDVATRAGSHVHAGGGLPYVPGLEAAGEVVGLGEGARGFSAGQRVFGRCAGGAYAELVRMDAATAALLPDGWSYEEGAGITLPFRTAWNALFFKANAGPGETVLVQGGAGGVGMAAIQLAKVAGCRVLATVSSDEKAAFCRGLGADETINYRKENVAARCKELTGGRGVEVIVELSGRENLAQDLESVCVGGRIILMAAGRGEGPAPLSVPALMTKDAHIIGITGVNLIPRMPEYVRRLAPLLREGRVKVHVARAFPFSEAEAAHVLLRSGDFLGKIVLVP